The Hyphomonas sediminis genome contains a region encoding:
- a CDS encoding VOC family protein, which translates to MPAAGECESAVITGLDHLVLICPEIVSGTAVYEKLLGRKADWQAELEGGAAASVFRLGNTSLELLAPAGDGPLGQRLAEIIEADGPGLTTLAFASDAIEDDHQTFARRGLSPSEIAGGHSVHAASGAQRSWQRFRVPDEKAGGIKTFILQQGEGALQPVAVGADAVHGLDHAVVNTAAPDRALAFYGAKLGLRLALDRTNPDWGVRLIFFRTGGLTIEIAQKLSDPEDASRPDKFWGLTWAVKDIEAAHHRLVASGFEVSEIRKGRKPGSRVFTIRNGTMSVPTLFIAHEGV; encoded by the coding sequence ATGCCTGCCGCAGGCGAGTGTGAAAGCGCCGTGATTACTGGTCTCGACCATCTCGTCCTGATCTGTCCGGAGATTGTCTCCGGCACGGCGGTCTATGAGAAACTGCTCGGCCGGAAAGCCGATTGGCAGGCAGAGCTTGAAGGCGGGGCGGCTGCGTCGGTGTTCCGGCTGGGCAATACGTCTCTCGAATTGCTCGCGCCGGCGGGTGACGGGCCGCTGGGGCAACGTCTTGCCGAGATCATCGAGGCAGACGGCCCCGGCCTCACAACGCTGGCTTTCGCCAGCGACGCAATCGAGGACGACCATCAGACCTTCGCGCGGCGCGGCCTTTCGCCCAGCGAAATCGCCGGCGGCCATTCCGTGCACGCTGCGTCTGGCGCGCAGCGGAGCTGGCAGCGCTTTCGCGTCCCCGACGAGAAAGCCGGCGGCATCAAGACCTTCATCCTTCAGCAGGGGGAGGGCGCGCTCCAGCCTGTCGCAGTGGGCGCAGATGCCGTTCACGGGCTCGACCATGCGGTGGTCAACACCGCCGCGCCGGATCGCGCACTTGCCTTCTACGGCGCCAAGCTTGGCCTGCGCCTCGCGCTCGACCGGACAAATCCTGATTGGGGCGTCCGGCTGATTTTCTTCCGCACCGGTGGACTGACCATAGAGATTGCGCAGAAGCTGTCAGATCCCGAAGACGCGAGCCGCCCGGACAAGTTCTGGGGCCTCACCTGGGCGGTGAAGGATATTGAAGCGGCGCATCACCGTCTTGTGGCGAGCGGGTTTGAGGTTTCGGAGATCCGCAAGGGCCGCAAGCCCGGCAGCCGCGTTTTCACAATTCGCAACGGTACCATGAGCGTGCCGACCCTGTTCATTGCCCATGAGGGCGTTTAG
- a CDS encoding DUF6065 family protein codes for MRLECYKIYDVAPEIVPGRSDREWMDAFTDRHPYRCLPLTMANSTGWEILCPMDIKIKWNGGPRNEDIQLLTTGDPNAIASFADAHFMRGIVTFHTGHLFRTPPGWGVWVTGPPNWPKDGIAPLTGLVETDWLPFPFTMNWQMTRPGEVVFRKGEPFAFITLMEHKRLEEITPERKLLRSNPELVKEYEGWRESRADFNTRLKSGEENAMKARWQRHYMRGEKPDGEKADAHQTKRRLKPPKDL; via the coding sequence ATGCGCCTTGAATGTTATAAGATTTACGATGTCGCCCCTGAAATCGTGCCGGGCCGCTCAGACCGGGAATGGATGGATGCCTTCACCGATCGCCACCCCTATCGCTGCCTGCCGCTGACGATGGCGAACTCTACGGGCTGGGAAATCCTCTGCCCGATGGACATCAAGATAAAATGGAATGGCGGGCCGCGGAATGAAGACATTCAGCTTCTGACGACGGGCGATCCGAACGCCATTGCGAGCTTTGCCGATGCGCATTTCATGCGCGGCATCGTCACCTTCCATACCGGCCATCTGTTTCGCACGCCGCCGGGCTGGGGCGTGTGGGTGACCGGGCCGCCCAACTGGCCGAAAGACGGGATCGCGCCGCTGACGGGCCTGGTGGAGACCGACTGGCTGCCCTTTCCCTTCACCATGAACTGGCAGATGACCCGGCCGGGCGAAGTGGTCTTCCGAAAGGGGGAACCCTTTGCTTTCATTACACTTATGGAACATAAGCGGCTGGAAGAGATCACCCCCGAGCGCAAGCTGCTAAGGTCAAACCCCGAGCTGGTGAAGGAATATGAAGGCTGGCGCGAGAGCCGCGCGGACTTCAACACACGCCTCAAATCGGGCGAAGAAAACGCCATGAAGGCGCGCTGGCAGCGCCACTATATGCGGGGCGAGAAGCCCGATGGCGAGAAGGCCGACGCCCACCAGACCAAGCGCCGCCTGAAGCCCCCGAAGGACTTGTAA
- a CDS encoding aspartate-semialdehyde dehydrogenase encodes MGTRIAVVGATGNVGRELLNILDERLFPADEVFAVASRRSIGKEVSYGDRTLKCHDLEQFDFSKVDVVLMSAGGSVSKVWSPKIAKAGAIVIDNSSQWRMDPDVPLVVPEVNADAVMDYKKKGIIANPNCSTAQLVVALKPIHDAVGIKRVVVSTYQSVSGKGKDAMDELWNQTRGVFVNDEPAPEVFPKEIAFNLIPQIDVFMDDGFTKEEWKMTVETKKIVDPSIELVATCVRVPVFVGHSEAVNIETNAPMSADECRALLRESPGLMVVDDPKEELYITPKECVGEWATYISRIRKDPTVANGLAFWCVSDNLRKGAALNAVQIAEELLNRGVIKPETEAAKA; translated from the coding sequence ATGGGCACACGCATCGCGGTTGTCGGCGCCACAGGTAATGTCGGGCGGGAACTCCTCAACATTCTGGACGAGCGCCTCTTCCCCGCCGACGAAGTGTTCGCCGTCGCCTCTCGCCGCTCCATCGGCAAGGAAGTCTCCTATGGGGACCGCACGCTGAAATGCCACGATCTCGAACAGTTCGACTTCAGCAAGGTCGATGTGGTGCTGATGTCGGCAGGCGGCTCTGTCTCCAAGGTCTGGTCACCGAAGATCGCCAAGGCCGGCGCCATCGTCATCGACAACTCTTCCCAGTGGCGGATGGACCCTGATGTGCCGCTCGTCGTTCCGGAAGTGAACGCTGACGCGGTGATGGACTACAAGAAGAAGGGCATCATCGCGAACCCGAACTGCTCGACGGCCCAGCTCGTCGTGGCGCTGAAGCCGATCCATGACGCGGTTGGCATCAAGCGCGTGGTTGTCTCGACCTATCAGTCGGTCTCCGGCAAGGGCAAGGACGCGATGGACGAGCTGTGGAACCAGACGCGCGGCGTGTTCGTGAATGACGAGCCGGCCCCGGAAGTCTTCCCGAAGGAAATCGCCTTCAACCTGATCCCGCAGATCGACGTGTTCATGGATGATGGCTTCACCAAGGAAGAGTGGAAGATGACGGTCGAGACGAAAAAGATCGTCGACCCGTCGATCGAGCTGGTGGCGACCTGTGTGCGCGTGCCGGTGTTCGTGGGCCACTCCGAAGCGGTGAATATCGAAACCAACGCTCCGATGAGCGCCGACGAATGCCGCGCCCTGTTGCGCGAAAGCCCCGGTCTGATGGTCGTCGATGACCCCAAGGAAGAGCTCTACATCACGCCGAAGGAATGCGTTGGCGAGTGGGCAACCTATATCAGCCGCATCCGCAAGGACCCGACCGTGGCCAACGGCCTCGCCTTCTGGTGCGTCTCCGACAATCTGCGCAAAGGCGCTGCGCTCAACGCGGTCCAGATTGCTGAGGAGCTGCTTAATCGCGGCGTTATCAAGCCGGAAACGGAAGCAGCGAAAGCCTGA
- a CDS encoding prolyl-tRNA synthetase associated domain-containing protein, with the protein MPASPEDLFAYLDSLDIAHSTTWHEAMFTVEQSSALKADMPGAHTKNLFLKDADGLLVLIAAEAHNSLKLNQLHRRIGTRRLSFGTPELMTEVLGVTPGSVTAFSLMNDHPARVRFLVDSVLAAADIVNFHPMTNTGTTAISQADFRKFVEATGHTFEIVDFSEL; encoded by the coding sequence ATGCCTGCAAGCCCTGAAGACCTGTTCGCCTATCTCGACAGCCTCGACATCGCCCATTCCACCACCTGGCATGAGGCGATGTTCACCGTGGAACAGTCCTCCGCGCTGAAGGCTGATATGCCGGGCGCCCACACCAAGAACCTGTTCCTGAAGGACGCCGATGGCCTGCTCGTGCTGATCGCTGCCGAGGCGCACAATTCACTGAAACTGAACCAGCTTCACCGGAGAATCGGCACCCGCCGCCTCTCCTTCGGCACGCCGGAGCTGATGACAGAGGTGCTAGGCGTGACGCCCGGCTCGGTCACGGCCTTCTCCCTGATGAACGACCACCCTGCCCGCGTCCGCTTCCTGGTCGACAGCGTTCTGGCCGCTGCCGACATTGTGAACTTTCACCCGATGACGAACACCGGCACCACCGCCATCAGCCAGGCCGATTTCCGGAAGTTTGTCGAAGCAACCGGCCATACGTTTGAAATCGTGGATTTTTCAGAGCTCTGA
- a CDS encoding nuclear transport factor 2 family protein encodes MLDEIIRRYIAAYNERDIDAMLAHVTDDVVFENISNTGQSMRLEGKDMMRQVAEVSGNAFSYRRQRLINLISGAGKAAAEIEFEGRAAVDLPTGVKAGQSVKVRGASFFEFRGPLLCRIADYS; translated from the coding sequence ATGCTCGACGAGATCATCCGCAGATATATTGCCGCTTATAATGAGCGCGATATCGATGCCATGCTCGCCCATGTGACCGATGACGTGGTGTTCGAGAACATCTCCAATACTGGCCAATCCATGCGCCTTGAGGGCAAGGACATGATGCGCCAGGTGGCCGAAGTGTCCGGCAATGCCTTCTCGTATCGCCGGCAACGCTTGATCAATCTCATCTCCGGGGCAGGCAAGGCCGCCGCCGAGATCGAGTTTGAAGGCCGCGCGGCGGTCGATCTGCCGACCGGCGTGAAGGCCGGCCAGTCGGTCAAGGTACGCGGCGCAAGCTTCTTCGAGTTCCGCGGCCCCCTGCTCTGCCGGATCGCGGACTACAGCTAG
- a CDS encoding amidohydrolase family protein has translation MSYAAGRLIHDADSHLMEMTDCLDPYFEARLLTRFHDLPAYKRKHSDAHWMNEERARHEDAAYRAAAGEAVLLKKNYEALGSFRASDRPEVMNRLGFASQLVFTTFCLGNFGLDQSDDTELCYAAADAHNRLMTDFCSVDRRLLPVAYVPLEHFQRAEETARLAIRLGAKAIMVPSLCPQKHSPSHIGLDPVWRAAEEAGLPILFHVGGEEKLNAAYKENGLPPVPDFHGGDDNFTSVSYMPIPNAAMQTIATLIFDGVFDRFPKLKWGAIELGASWVPGWMRSMDSAAHAFRRNEDRLQKLSDKPSEIVKRSFRAAPYPHEDAGWIIRNAGDEICLFSSDYPHVEGGRNPIKRFDETLAGCTPSQVSGFYSENFIDLMGEGLAADLRRPVLKASA, from the coding sequence ATGTCTTATGCTGCCGGAAGGTTGATCCACGACGCCGATAGTCACCTGATGGAAATGACGGATTGTCTCGATCCGTATTTCGAGGCGCGCCTGCTAACGCGTTTTCATGATCTGCCGGCCTACAAGCGGAAACATTCCGACGCACATTGGATGAATGAGGAGCGCGCCCGGCATGAAGATGCAGCCTATCGGGCGGCGGCAGGCGAGGCGGTGCTCCTCAAGAAGAATTACGAAGCGCTCGGATCGTTTCGCGCGTCGGACCGTCCCGAAGTGATGAACCGGCTCGGCTTTGCGAGCCAACTTGTCTTCACCACATTCTGCCTCGGCAACTTCGGCCTCGACCAGTCTGATGACACGGAGCTCTGCTATGCGGCGGCCGATGCACACAACCGGCTGATGACCGATTTCTGCTCGGTCGACCGGCGCTTGCTGCCTGTGGCCTATGTCCCGCTGGAGCATTTTCAGAGGGCGGAAGAAACAGCGCGCCTTGCCATTCGCCTCGGCGCCAAGGCAATCATGGTTCCCTCGCTTTGCCCGCAAAAGCACTCGCCCAGCCATATCGGCCTTGATCCGGTCTGGCGCGCTGCGGAAGAGGCAGGGCTTCCGATCCTCTTTCATGTTGGCGGCGAAGAGAAGCTGAACGCGGCCTACAAGGAAAATGGCCTGCCGCCGGTTCCGGACTTCCACGGCGGAGACGACAATTTCACGTCGGTTTCCTACATGCCAATTCCGAACGCTGCGATGCAGACGATTGCGACGCTGATCTTCGATGGCGTATTCGACCGGTTTCCGAAACTGAAGTGGGGCGCGATCGAGCTTGGGGCGTCCTGGGTGCCGGGATGGATGCGGTCTATGGATTCGGCGGCTCATGCCTTCCGCCGCAATGAGGACCGGCTGCAGAAACTCTCGGATAAGCCCTCTGAAATCGTAAAGCGCAGTTTCCGGGCAGCGCCCTATCCGCATGAAGATGCCGGCTGGATCATCCGTAATGCGGGGGATGAGATCTGTCTCTTCTCGTCGGATTATCCGCATGTCGAAGGGGGCCGGAACCCGATCAAGCGGTTCGATGAAACGCTCGCGGGCTGTACCCCATCGCAGGTCTCCGGCTTCTATTCGGAGAACTTTATCGACCTGATGGGAGAGGGCCTGGCAGCTGATCTGCGCAGGCCGGTGCTGAAGGCGAGCGCCTAG
- the leuD gene encoding 3-isopropylmalate dehydratase small subunit: MKPFTRLDGTAAPLMDKGKPMSNVDTDMIIPKQFLKTTERTGLAKGLFYELKTRADGSEDPNFVLNQPQYAKASILIAGDNFGCGSSREHAPWALADQGITCIIAPSFADIFHNNCYKNGILPVRLPVEVCEKLAAEAGGSNHVFSVDLEGQTVTTPAGEVFSFEVDPGRKSNLIAGLDEIGASLTAAAEIDRFEDQRRMATPWLVPVH; this comes from the coding sequence ATGAAACCGTTTACCCGTCTCGATGGAACCGCCGCCCCGCTGATGGACAAGGGCAAGCCCATGTCCAATGTCGACACCGACATGATCATCCCCAAACAGTTCCTGAAGACGACGGAACGGACAGGGCTGGCCAAAGGCCTGTTCTATGAGCTGAAAACGCGGGCGGACGGCTCAGAAGACCCCAATTTCGTGCTCAATCAGCCGCAATACGCCAAGGCCAGCATCCTGATTGCGGGCGATAATTTCGGTTGCGGTTCCTCGCGCGAGCACGCGCCCTGGGCGCTGGCCGATCAGGGCATCACCTGCATCATCGCGCCATCCTTCGCCGACATCTTCCACAACAACTGCTATAAGAACGGCATCCTTCCGGTGCGCCTGCCGGTTGAGGTTTGCGAGAAGCTCGCCGCTGAAGCAGGCGGATCGAACCATGTTTTCTCGGTGGATCTGGAAGGCCAGACGGTGACAACACCGGCCGGCGAGGTCTTCAGCTTTGAGGTCGATCCTGGTCGCAAGTCGAATCTGATTGCGGGCCTGGACGAGATCGGCGCCTCGCTTACGGCGGCTGCGGAAATTGACCGTTTTGAAGACCAGCGCCGCATGGCCACGCCTTGGCTGGTACCGGTACACTAA
- the leuB gene encoding 3-isopropylmalate dehydrogenase, whose amino-acid sequence MKQTLLLLPGDGIGPEVIAETRRIAQALVPDIHIEEGLIGGASFDAHGTPLTEETLERARHSHAVLMGAVGGPKWNSAARDKRPEAGLLALRKGLDVFANLRPAFCFPALVDASSLKKDKIEGLDLMIVRELTGGVYFGQPRGIDEQGGLRRGYDTAIYTHPEVERVARVAFDIARGRDGRVCSVEKSNVMESGLFWRQEVTLAHAELGGGVELTHMYADACAMELVRAPKQFDVILADNLFGDLLSDAAAMLTGSIGMLPSASLGVPGVPGLYEPVHGSAPDIAGKGIANPCAAILSLEMALRWSLGKEKAADALFAAVGKALDRGARTRDLGGELTTRQMADAVLAAL is encoded by the coding sequence ATGAAACAGACACTCCTTCTTCTCCCTGGTGATGGCATCGGCCCCGAAGTCATCGCCGAGACGCGCCGGATTGCCCAGGCGCTTGTCCCGGATATTCACATTGAGGAAGGTCTGATCGGCGGCGCGAGCTTCGATGCCCACGGAACGCCCTTGACGGAGGAAACGCTGGAGCGCGCGCGCCATTCCCATGCCGTGCTCATGGGTGCTGTTGGTGGCCCGAAATGGAACTCGGCTGCTCGCGACAAGCGCCCGGAGGCTGGCCTCCTTGCGCTTCGCAAAGGCCTGGATGTTTTCGCAAACCTCCGCCCGGCTTTCTGCTTCCCGGCGCTGGTCGATGCGTCCAGCCTGAAGAAGGACAAGATTGAAGGTCTCGACCTGATGATTGTCCGGGAGCTGACGGGCGGGGTCTATTTCGGTCAGCCACGCGGCATTGACGAGCAGGGCGGCCTGCGTCGCGGCTATGACACGGCAATCTATACCCATCCGGAAGTTGAGCGCGTCGCGCGTGTTGCTTTCGATATTGCGCGCGGGCGTGATGGACGTGTCTGTTCGGTTGAGAAATCGAATGTGATGGAGTCGGGGCTTTTCTGGCGTCAGGAAGTTACCCTGGCTCATGCTGAACTTGGCGGCGGCGTGGAACTGACCCACATGTATGCCGACGCCTGCGCTATGGAACTCGTCCGTGCGCCCAAACAGTTCGACGTAATCCTCGCCGACAATCTGTTCGGTGACCTCCTTTCGGACGCGGCCGCGATGCTCACAGGTTCAATCGGCATGCTGCCGTCTGCCTCGCTCGGCGTGCCGGGCGTGCCGGGTCTGTATGAGCCGGTCCACGGCTCTGCGCCCGACATTGCCGGCAAAGGCATCGCCAATCCCTGCGCAGCGATTCTTTCTTTGGAAATGGCGCTGCGCTGGTCGCTGGGCAAAGAGAAAGCCGCAGATGCGCTGTTCGCCGCCGTCGGCAAGGCGCTCGATCGCGGTGCCCGCACGCGAGATCTCGGCGGCGAGCTGACCACACGCCAGATGGCCGATGCCGTGCTTGCTGCGCTGTAG